A region of Porites lutea chromosome 13, jaPorLute2.1, whole genome shotgun sequence DNA encodes the following proteins:
- the LOC140923143 gene encoding cholesterol side-chain cleavage enzyme, mitochondrial-like — translation MELYATTRLDKYFKDPLEFKPERWLRGTKDVHSFSHLQFGFGPRMCVGRRVAELGMYVLMCRLLQRFRFEYHHEPLEIRQKMLTVPDKPVKIKFIERF, via the exons ATGGAGTTATATGCAACGACACGCTTAGACAAGTACTTCAAAGATCCTTTAGAGTTTAAACCGGAGCGCTGGCTAAGAGGGACTAAAGATGTTCATTCTTTTTCTCATCTGCAGTTTGGATTTGGGCCTCGTATGTGTGTTG GTCGTCGTGTGGCTGAGTTAGGGATGTACGTGCTAATGTGCAGG TTACTTCAGAGATTTCGCTTCGAGTATCACCACGAGCCACTAGAAATACGTCAAAAGATGCTTACTGTTCCCGACAAACCGGTCAAAATCAAGTTTATCGAACGTTTTTGA